The genomic segment GGGAGACCAGCTCCTAGAGGAAAAGAAACTGCAGCGTCTCGTTGGTCCATTCCGGCCGGCCCATCGCGATGAGGTGAAGGAGATCGCCGGAGTGGAGGTGGGCTTCCTCAGCCCGCTGGGTCTTGAACTACCCCGTCTGGCCGATGAGACGGTCGCCGAAGGGGTCTATGTGGCAGGGGCCAATCGCGAGGGATACCACGTGCGTGGCGTGGTCCCCGGCAAGCACTTCAGCGCGCGGTACGCCGACATTCACCACGTCCAATCAGGAGAGACCTGCCTGCAGTGCGGCGCTCCTCTCGCGGTCGAGCCGGTGATCGAGGTCGGGAACATCTTCAAGCTAGGGACCCGGTATTCCACACCTGTCGGAGCGGTCTATCTCGATGAGAAAGGGCAGGAGCACCCCATCGTCATGGGCAGCTACGGGATCGGCCCGGCCCGCATCGCCGCTGCTGCCATCGAACAAAGCCATGACCAGGACGGCATCATCTGGCCGATGAGTATCGCTCCCTTCTTGGTTCTCCTACTTACGGTCAATGTAAAGGACGAGACGATGCGGACCGTGGGGGACGAGCTATACCGGCAGTTCGTGGCGGCAGGGGTGGAGGTCCTCTACGACGATCGGGATGAGCGGGCCGGCGTCAAATTCAAGGACGCGGACCTTTTGGGGATTCCCTATCGGGCCACGGTGGGGAGTCGAGCGATCCGTGAGGGCCAAGTTGAGATTCGAAATCGCCGGACCCAAGAGGACGCCCTCGTGCCTATCGCCGAGACCGTTCCTCACGTCCAGGCACTTCTCACCGAGACGGAAGGGAGCTAGTGCTGCACCAAGCACTCAATGATGGCCGAATACCTGATCACCGATGGTCACTGCGCGACGACCGATGACCGTAAACCGATGACCGAATGCTTTTTGATTCTTCGCGGTGATCAGTCGTCGGTCATCTAGTCCTTCGCCGCGTCTGTGTCGGCCTTGTTGTCCGTCTTGCTTGTCCGCTCGCTGCCGTTGGTATCCGCGGAGGCCTCGGAGCCTTTTTGCTCCCTTTTCTCTCCTTCCATCGCCTTCTTCCGCTCCGGGCCGGCGTAATCGGTCGCGTACCAGCCGGTCCCTTTGAAGACCAGGCCAGGAGGCGACAGGAGCCGGCGAACGGGCCCAGAGCAGGCGACGCACGCCTTGATGGGGTCGTCGGAGAACTTCTGAATGACCTCAAAAGTGTGGCTGCAGACCTCACACTCGTACTCGTAGATCGGCACTGGACTGTTCCCTCCTCGTAGATTGACCTTGGACAAACCAAAAACCATTGATAATATCTTCTTCCCCCCTTGTCAACTTCTATCTCCTCCGGAGCAAGGATGAGTCGCGAGTATCCGCCCCATCCCATCGTGGCTGTTGGCGCGATCGTGGTGAAAGCTGGCAAGGTCTTGCTGGTCCGTCGGGGTACGGACCCCAGTCGCAATCTCTGGAGCCTGCCGGGAGGCGCGGTCAGTCTTGGAGAGGGGCTGAAGGAAGCGGT from the Candidatus Methylomirabilota bacterium genome contains:
- a CDS encoding zinc ribbon domain-containing protein, which encodes MPIYEYECEVCSHTFEVIQKFSDDPIKACVACSGPVRRLLSPPGLVFKGTGWYATDYAGPERKKAMEGEKREQKGSEASADTNGSERTSKTDNKADTDAAKD